DNA sequence from the Cohnella herbarum genome:
CTTAAACCACTGGCAAGCTTCGGGATTGGTGAAATCGACGATACCCATGCCGTATTGCCATAGATCCCATTGCCACACGCTGCCGTCGGCCCGTTTCAACAAGTATCCTTTTTTCATCCCTTCGTCGAACAATGCCGAGCGCTGAGCGATATACGGATTAATCCATACGCATATTTTCAAGCCCTTCGCTTTCAGACGTTGCAGCATTCCGACCGGGTCGGGGAATACCCGCTCATCCCATTCGAAGTTGCACCACTCGTACTCCTTCATCCAGAAGCAGTCGAAATGGAACACGGCCAGTGGAAGATCGCGTTCTGCCATTCCTTCCACGAAACTCGTGACCGTTGCTTCATCGTAATTGGTCGTAAAGGAAGTCGTTAACCACAAACCGTACGACCAAGCTGGAGGCAAGGCGGGTTTGCCGGTTAGCGAGGTATAGTTCTGCAAGACGTTTTTGAGAGTTTCTCCGCCGAACAGGAAATACTCTAAGCATTCGCCTTCCACGCTGAATTGGGTTTTGGATACGATTTCCGAACCGACCTCGAACGAGACGAGCTCCGGATGATTGACGAATACGCCGTAACCGCGGTTGGTGACGTAAAAAGGAATATTTTTATAAGCTTGCTCGGAAGCGGTACCTCCGTCTTCGTTCCAGATATCGACAACTTGTCCGTTTTTGACGAACGGAGTGAATCTTTCCCCGAGACCGTAAACCGTTTCTCCTACGCTTAAGGATAATTGTTCGCGGAAATGGTGTTTGCCGTTGTCCCCTTTGACATAAGCGGTGGAGCGCGTTCCGCTGCTCGTTAATATTTTTTCCTTGTACGTATACGTGATTTTCACCGGATGTTTTTTCGTTATTTTGACTGTGGTATCGCCGCTTGTTAAGCTGACGAATTGCTCGTTGTTATCGATCACGACATCAGAGTTGCCATTCGGGAGCAGATCGAACGAGGAGGGGCCTTTTCGAACTTTTCCTTTATGGTGATAAAATTTTGCGCGAATGACGTTCGACAACGGTGAAGAAAACTCCATCGTCATTAAAGGCTCGTTAAGCGTATTTCCTCTGTTTTCAAGATGGCGATGGGTAGCGAATACCGTTATGGATTGATTACCTAAGCGCACGTCATGAATTTCGTAGGGGCTTAAGAGTTGGTAACCTTCCCTTGTCATCCAATAACCGTCCGTAAATTTCATCGATTTCATCCCTTCTATAGGAAGCACTTGAATTTGTGATCTGAATAACATTATATTGATTAATATCTATGTAATCTTGCATTATCATGCTCATTACTAACAATATTATGATTATTTGGAGAAACTAATATGGATCAAAGACATTTGCGTGAAAATCGCAGGCACGGAACGCCCGAATTTCCGCTAGGCACGTATCTACAGGTGCATGTGGATTCGGATACGATTCTCGATAATCATTGGCACGACGAAGCCGAATTTCTGTGGGTGATGAGCGGACAAGCCGTATTCCAAATCGGGTTGGCTATCTATAAGCTTAGCGAGGGAGAGGGAATGTATGTACCCGGCGGGGAAGTTCACGGGGGCTATTCGCTGGATTTTTCGCCTTGCACCTATAAAGCGATCGTTTTTCATATGGATTGGCTGACCGAAGCGAGAGACGGGATATCTACGCGTTTTCTTCAGCCCTTGCAGCGAGGAGATGCCGTTATCCCTTCTGTGTTCGGGAGAAAGACGTTATGGGGGGAGCTTGTTTTACGACATCTCAACGACATCTATCGCTTGTTTGAATCCGAGGATTCGGCGAAAGAATTGCGGATTAAAGCCGAGCTATATTCTCTTTTCGCGGATCTGATTAGCCATAATCAATGGACGCGGAGAGATCCTGCCCATGCCGTGGATACCCAGACGATGGATAGATTGAAGGGCGTCGTCTCTTATATAGAAAGCAATTGCGGACAACCATTGACCGTTCCGAAGTTAGCAGCGGTGGCCGGAATGAGCGTCGGCCATTTCAGCCGAGTCTTCAAATCTTTCATGAGAAAAACGCCTATGGATTACGTTAATCATTACCGAATTCTGCAAGCGGCGTATTTATTGCAAACCGCCAAAATCTCCGTAGCGGAAGCTGCTTTGGAAGTCGGAATGGACAATTTTAGCTATTTCAGCAAGAAGTTCAGGTCGATTTATGACTGCACGCCTACGCAATTCCGCAAAAAATTTAGGAGTCTTTAAGGTAATAATCCGAAATTCTGATATAGTGAATGAGTCGATTGTAAAAACGAGGAGGAAATATTAAACATGACTGAACGCAACGAGAATGAATTGAACGATAAGCAACAACAGGTAGACAATGAGCAAATAGAGAGAGAGCTCGAGAATAACTTAGAGAACGATGGAACTCTCGAAGCGGCTCCAGTTAATCGGGAAATCGCTGCGAGCGAACCCGCCGCCCCTGTCCGCAATAACTCTTCCGTCGTCGTACCCTGGATTATAACGGTCATCGCGATTGCGGCTCTCGTGTTCGTGCTGATCAAGAATCCATCGGGCGGTAACGAGACGGTGGCCAAGATGGACGGCATTACGATTAAACAATCGGATTTAATCGATGAGATTTCCAACCAAATGGGAGAACAATCTTTGATCTCCTTAGTAGACGGTCTCGCCCAAACGAAAATAATCGACATGGAATCCGAGAAAGCTGGCGTAACGATTACGGACGATGATATCGCCAAAGAAATCGAAGTTATTAAGACGCAATACGGCATGGCAAGCGACGACGATTTGAATGCGGCACTGCAACAATCCGGTTTTACGCTAGATGATTTTAAGGAAAAACAAATCAAGCCGCAATTGAAAATCAAAAAGCTGTTCGAAAGCCAACATCCGGCAACAGCGGAAGATCTGAAAGCTTACTTCGATACTAACAAAGAGACCTTCGCCACAACGCCGAAAGAAGTAAGAGCTTCGCACATTCTTCTGAGCACGAAGGAAGACGCCGATGCCGTTCTCGCCGAATTGAAGGCCGGCAAAGATTTCGCGACGTTGGCGAAAGAGAAATCGCAGGATCCGGGCTCCAAGGACAAGGGAGGAGATCTCGACTTCTTCGGTCGCGGCGTTATGCACGCTGAGTTCGAGGATGCGGCATTCGCCTTGGCTAAAGGCGAAATGAGCGAAGTCGTGCAATCGCAAAGCGGCTTCCACATCATTAAGCTGACCGACGTGAAGGAAGCGGTTATCCCTGAGTACGACACGGTGAAGGATAAAGTGAGTCAAGCTTACTGGAACGAGAAAATGAACAAGGAAGCCCAAGCTTGGTTAGACGGATTGAAGAAGGATAAAAATTACGAGAACCTGTTAGCGAAAAAAGAAGAGCCAAGCCCTTCCGCTAGCCCTAGCGCATCTCCGGAAGCAACCCCGGAAGCATCGCCGTCCGCTTCCCAATCAGCCGGACAATAAGATTAGAACTACCCTGGCAGTTTGTCTCGTCCCGTCGATTGGCGGGCATTGGACAAGCTGTTTTTTCTCGTCTGCGGAAACTCGTTGCTAAAGCAAATCTTAAGGCTTCCTTAAGAAGTCTAAAACCTTGCCCGATCATAGGACAAGCAACGTTGGATTGCGGTATAGTGGGAAGGATAGGTACGAACAATGATCGTACATACCGCATTCGCGGTGTGGCAAAGGAGAGACTGTAAATGTCCAAAACGATATTAATCGTTGACGATGACCGCGAAATCGCCAACTTAATCGATATTTATTTACGGAATGAAGGTTTTGACACGGAACAAGCCCATGACGGGGAGGAAGCGTTACAGAAGCTCGCCAATCGTTCCTTTCACCTCATCGTGCTCGATATCATGATGCCCAAGATGGACGGAATGGAAGTGTGCAGACGTATTCGGGAAACCGGGTCTATCCCGATCCTGATGGTTAGCGCGAAGGCGGAAGATATGGACAAGATTCTGGGTCTGATGACCGGAGCCGACGATTACGTCGTTAAGCCATTTAATCCCTTGGAACTGGTCGTTAGGGTCAAGACCCTGCTTAGACGGGCTTACCAGTACGGTAATCAATCCGCCGCTTCTCCGGAAGAAGAGGGCTTACTGAAGATAAACGAGCTGACGATCAACAAATCGACGCATACCGCGGAAGTACGCGGTAATCCCGTCCACCTGACTTCGACAGAATTCGGAATTCTTTATTTACTGGCAAGCAATCCGGGACGCGTATTCAGCGCGGAAGATATTTTCCAACAGGTATGGAAAGAGAAGTATTTCGAATCGAACAATACCGTAATGGTTCATATCAGCAAGCTTCGGGATAAGCTCGAAGAAGAGATGGGCAGGAAGCTGATCACGACCGTATGGGGGGTTGGCTATAAAATTGAACTCTAATATCGCGGTCCGCATGGCTTGGCGATTAGCTTGGCAGATGGTTATAAGCGCGTTGCTTTCAATTGTCACCAGTTTTATGTCCGTCATTATCGTGGAACGAATGACTAGGAACGACTATTCCTCGAGATCTTTTCTCCGGGGGATTGCCGACTTGTTCGGACAAATGCCGGTCATCATATTAGCTTGTTTCGTGTTATTTATCGTATATATGATAGCGCTGAATTGGAGAAGGTTTAGTTATTATGACAAGTTAAGCCGATCCGTAGCCTATATTTCGAAGGGGAATTTCGACCATACCGTCCCCGTTAAACAAAACAATGAAGTGACTCTGCTCGCGGAAAACATGAACTTGCTCGTGCTTGAGCTGAAACGGTCGCTCGACGAAGAACGGAAAACGGAACAAACGAAAAACGAGCTTATCACGAACGTTTCCCATGATTTGCGCACTCCGTTAACCTCGATTCTCGGATATTTGGGGCTGGTCGAACACGACCGGTATCGCGACGAGGTAGAGATGCGCCATTACGTTCAAATCGCGTACGCCAAAGCCGAGAGGCTCAACGTGCTGATCCACGATCTGTTTGAATACACTCGCCTGCGCCATGACGTCATTCCTTTGAACAAGAAAAATTTTAACCTGGTAGAGATGATGAATCAACTGCTGGTTCATTATCGCTTGACGTTGGAATCAGCCAAAATGAAAGGGAATTTAATTACGAACGTTAACGAGTTAACGATTGAAGGAGATCCCGACAAGCTTGTCCGGGTGTTCGAGAATTTGTTATCGAATGCCATCTCGTACGGGAATGCGGGCGAGAAAGTCGATATTTACTTGAACAAGCAAAATGAATCGGCGATCATCGAGATCGTGAATTACGGGGATGCGATTCCTGCTGCCGATTTGCCCAATTTATTCGATCGATTTTACCGCGTGGACAAATCCAGATCGGAAAATAACGGGGGGACGGGATTAGGTTTAGCGATAGCCAAAGGTCTTGTCGAGAAGCATAACGGTACGATCTCGGTTACGAGCGATGGAGACAGTACGAATTTTAGGATTAGGCTCCCATTGTCGTAAAACTTGTCCGACTACCGTCCTACCCATCTTAAGATAATCTTATGGTTTGCTTTCGCTTTGTTTAAAAAGTGGCCTGTACAATAATCGATATAGAGAACGGCTTATCGCTTATCGTACTGGAGGTTGGTTTTAATGAGATGGAAAAGGCTATTCGTTATCGTTGCTGTAATGGTTTTACTGGGGTGG
Encoded proteins:
- a CDS encoding response regulator transcription factor yields the protein MSKTILIVDDDREIANLIDIYLRNEGFDTEQAHDGEEALQKLANRSFHLIVLDIMMPKMDGMEVCRRIRETGSIPILMVSAKAEDMDKILGLMTGADDYVVKPFNPLELVVRVKTLLRRAYQYGNQSAASPEEEGLLKINELTINKSTHTAEVRGNPVHLTSTEFGILYLLASNPGRVFSAEDIFQQVWKEKYFESNNTVMVHISKLRDKLEEEMGRKLITTVWGVGYKIEL
- a CDS encoding peptidylprolyl isomerase, whose amino-acid sequence is MTERNENELNDKQQQVDNEQIERELENNLENDGTLEAAPVNREIAASEPAAPVRNNSSVVVPWIITVIAIAALVFVLIKNPSGGNETVAKMDGITIKQSDLIDEISNQMGEQSLISLVDGLAQTKIIDMESEKAGVTITDDDIAKEIEVIKTQYGMASDDDLNAALQQSGFTLDDFKEKQIKPQLKIKKLFESQHPATAEDLKAYFDTNKETFATTPKEVRASHILLSTKEDADAVLAELKAGKDFATLAKEKSQDPGSKDKGGDLDFFGRGVMHAEFEDAAFALAKGEMSEVVQSQSGFHIIKLTDVKEAVIPEYDTVKDKVSQAYWNEKMNKEAQAWLDGLKKDKNYENLLAKKEEPSPSASPSASPEATPEASPSASQSAGQ
- a CDS encoding AraC family transcriptional regulator, with the translated sequence MDQRHLRENRRHGTPEFPLGTYLQVHVDSDTILDNHWHDEAEFLWVMSGQAVFQIGLAIYKLSEGEGMYVPGGEVHGGYSLDFSPCTYKAIVFHMDWLTEARDGISTRFLQPLQRGDAVIPSVFGRKTLWGELVLRHLNDIYRLFESEDSAKELRIKAELYSLFADLISHNQWTRRDPAHAVDTQTMDRLKGVVSYIESNCGQPLTVPKLAAVAGMSVGHFSRVFKSFMRKTPMDYVNHYRILQAAYLLQTAKISVAEAALEVGMDNFSYFSKKFRSIYDCTPTQFRKKFRSL
- a CDS encoding sensor histidine kinase; this encodes MNSNIAVRMAWRLAWQMVISALLSIVTSFMSVIIVERMTRNDYSSRSFLRGIADLFGQMPVIILACFVLFIVYMIALNWRRFSYYDKLSRSVAYISKGNFDHTVPVKQNNEVTLLAENMNLLVLELKRSLDEERKTEQTKNELITNVSHDLRTPLTSILGYLGLVEHDRYRDEVEMRHYVQIAYAKAERLNVLIHDLFEYTRLRHDVIPLNKKNFNLVEMMNQLLVHYRLTLESAKMKGNLITNVNELTIEGDPDKLVRVFENLLSNAISYGNAGEKVDIYLNKQNESAIIEIVNYGDAIPAADLPNLFDRFYRVDKSRSENNGGTGLGLAIAKGLVEKHNGTISVTSDGDSTNFRIRLPLS
- the yicI gene encoding alpha-xylosidase, producing MKFTDGYWMTREGYQLLSPYEIHDVRLGNQSITVFATHRHLENRGNTLNEPLMTMEFSSPLSNVIRAKFYHHKGKVRKGPSSFDLLPNGNSDVVIDNNEQFVSLTSGDTTVKITKKHPVKITYTYKEKILTSSGTRSTAYVKGDNGKHHFREQLSLSVGETVYGLGERFTPFVKNGQVVDIWNEDGGTASEQAYKNIPFYVTNRGYGVFVNHPELVSFEVGSEIVSKTQFSVEGECLEYFLFGGETLKNVLQNYTSLTGKPALPPAWSYGLWLTTSFTTNYDEATVTSFVEGMAERDLPLAVFHFDCFWMKEYEWCNFEWDERVFPDPVGMLQRLKAKGLKICVWINPYIAQRSALFDEGMKKGYLLKRADGSVWQWDLWQYGMGIVDFTNPEACQWFKDKLSALLDMGVDSFKTDFGERIPTDVVYHDGSDPQQMHNYYTQLYNKVVFELLEEKRGKGEAALFARSATAGGQQFPVHWGGDCEATYESMAESLRGGLSLGLSGFGYWSHDIGGFEQSSPPDLYKRWVQFGLLSSHSRLHGSTSYRVPWLYDEEAVDVLRYFTKLKMRLMPYLFGKSIDSSSIGIPLMRAMVLEFGNDPTCDYVDRQYMLGDSLLVAPIFNPEGESNYYLPHGTWTHFLTGDQVQGGAWRKDRFDYFSLPLYARENSLIPVGQEENKPDYDYAEGVTLHLFALQDGATATSVVPTIKGEARLTVTAKRQGNTITVSSEGKATNWSVLLRGIDAVSGANNGQISNHDQGTIVVPDSGATTIVITI